The following are from one region of the Choloepus didactylus isolate mChoDid1 chromosome 11 unlocalized genomic scaffold, mChoDid1.pri SUPER_11_unloc1, whole genome shotgun sequence genome:
- the LOC119524400 gene encoding ubiquitin-conjugating enzyme E2 K-like → MGSRGERGGRSGSGSVRVLGSESPREEAVEEEVAAAAVVVAAAEEAGGRYQLEIKIPETYPFNPPKVRFITKIWHPNISSVTGAICLDILKDQWAAAMTLRTVLLSLQALLAAPEPDDPQDAVVANQYKQNPEMFKQTARLWAHVYAGAPVSSPEYTKKIENLCAMGFDRNAVIVALSSKSWDVETATELLLSN, encoded by the exons ATGGGGTCAAGAG GAGAGCGCGGCGGCCGGAGTGGCAGTGGCAGCGTTCGTGTACTCGGGTCTGAATCGCCGAGGGAGGAGGCAGTGGAGGAAgaggtggcggcggcggcggtggtcGTAGCGGCGGCGGAGGAGGCGGGAGGAAGATACCAGCTAGAGATAAAAATACCAGAAACCTATCCATTTAATCCCCCTAAGGTCCGGTTTATCACTAAAATATGGCATCCTAATATTAGTTCCGTCACAGGAGCTATTTGTTTGGATATCCTGAAAGATCAATGGGCAGCAGCAATGACTCTGCGCACGGTATTGTTGTCATTGCAAGCACTATTGGCAGCTCCAGAACCAGATGATCCACAAGATGCAGTAGTAGCAAATCAGTACAAACAAAATCCTGAAATGTTTAAACAGACAGCTCGACTTTGGGCACATGTGTACGCTGGAGCACCAGTTTCTAGTCCAGAATAcaccaaaaaaatagaaaacctatGTGCTATGGGCTTTGATAGGAATGCTGTAATAGTGGCCTTGTCTTCGAAATCATGGGATGTAGAGACTGCAACAGAATTGCTTCTGAGTaactga